One region of Aminobacterium colombiense DSM 12261 genomic DNA includes:
- a CDS encoding V-type ATP synthase subunit B, with protein MLPKEYSTITELSGPLLVVEKTKDVRYDELVEIELASGEMRRGRVLEITSDRALVQVFEGTDGIDIKNTKLRFLGKVLTLPVSRDMLGRIFNGRGEPIDGGAPILPDAKLDINGMPMNPFSRDYPSEFIQTGISTIDGMNPMVRGQKLPIFSGSGLPHNRMAAQIARQATVISGHEDFAVVFAAMGITFEEASFFMEDFRRTGAIQRTVMFVNLADDPAIERITTPRLALTAAEYLAFEQDMHVVVILTDLTNYCEALREISAARKEVPGRRGYPGYLYTDLATMYERAGRLKGKKGSITQIPILTMPEDDKTHPIPDLTGYITEGQIILSRGLHRKGIYPPVDVMPSLSRLKDKGIGREKTREDHADLMNQLFAAYARGKEAKELAVILGEGALTEEDKAFASFADKFEDTYVRQGEYENRTVKETLELGWDLLTMIPVKELKRVRDAYIEKYLNPRLHVEETNKEAVSATE; from the coding sequence ATGCTGCCTAAAGAGTATAGTACCATCACAGAATTGTCTGGCCCGCTCCTGGTTGTAGAAAAAACCAAGGATGTGCGCTATGACGAGCTTGTAGAGATAGAACTGGCAAGTGGCGAGATGCGCCGAGGCCGAGTTCTTGAAATAACGTCTGACAGAGCTCTTGTTCAGGTGTTTGAAGGAACGGACGGCATTGATATTAAGAATACGAAATTGCGCTTTCTTGGCAAGGTTCTTACCCTTCCTGTGAGCCGAGATATGTTGGGGCGTATTTTTAATGGACGCGGCGAGCCCATCGATGGGGGAGCTCCGATCCTTCCTGATGCAAAGCTGGATATTAACGGTATGCCTATGAATCCCTTTTCTAGGGACTATCCTTCTGAGTTTATTCAGACCGGAATTTCTACAATTGACGGAATGAATCCCATGGTTCGTGGACAGAAGCTTCCTATCTTTTCGGGAAGCGGGTTGCCCCATAACCGAATGGCAGCCCAAATAGCTCGTCAAGCAACAGTTATCAGTGGTCACGAAGATTTCGCAGTAGTCTTCGCAGCCATGGGTATCACCTTCGAAGAAGCGTCTTTTTTCATGGAGGACTTTAGAAGAACAGGTGCTATCCAGAGAACTGTAATGTTTGTTAACTTGGCGGATGACCCTGCAATAGAGCGTATTACCACTCCTCGTCTTGCTTTGACAGCCGCAGAATACCTTGCTTTCGAACAGGACATGCATGTTGTTGTCATCCTGACAGACTTGACGAACTATTGCGAAGCTCTGCGTGAAATATCCGCCGCACGAAAAGAAGTTCCGGGTCGGCGGGGCTATCCTGGATATCTTTACACTGACCTTGCTACCATGTATGAGAGAGCTGGCCGTCTGAAGGGCAAAAAAGGCTCTATTACACAGATCCCTATCCTGACTATGCCTGAAGACGACAAGACTCACCCTATTCCTGACCTTACAGGGTATATAACAGAGGGGCAGATCATATTAAGCCGCGGTCTTCACAGAAAAGGCATTTACCCGCCAGTGGACGTAATGCCGTCTCTTTCTCGTCTGAAAGATAAGGGTATCGGTAGAGAAAAGACAAGAGAAGACCATGCAGACCTTATGAACCAGCTTTTTGCGGCCTATGCTCGTGGAAAAGAGGCAAAAGAACTTGCTGTCATTCTTGGTGAAGGTGCTTTGACAGAAGAAGATAAAGCCTTTGCGAGTTTTGCAGATAAGTTTGAGGATACGTATGTGCGACAGGGAGAGTATGAAAACCGTACAGTAAAAGAAACTCTTGAATTAGGCTGGGACCTGTTGACCATGATACCAGTCAAGGAACTAAAACGTGTCCGAGATGCGTATATCGAGAAATATCTCAACCCGAGGCTGCACGTAGAGGAGACAAACAAAGAAGCAGTTTCTGCTACAGAGTAA
- a CDS encoding V-type ATP synthase subunit D, whose amino-acid sequence MARLNVNPNRMELSRLKKRLVVAKRGHKLLKDKQDALIKAFLERAREAKALREELESELMACYRSFLLARAQTLPVMLEQALMISGTHCNISVARKNVMSVVVPEYTVEQEGESFSYGLATTQGSLDVALERFSILLPRLIALAAKEKAIRLMASEIEKTRRRVNALEHVMIPNFNETIRYITMKLDEQERSTLSRLMKIKDIVRSH is encoded by the coding sequence ATGGCTCGGTTGAACGTCAACCCCAACCGGATGGAGCTGTCACGTCTCAAAAAACGTCTTGTTGTTGCAAAACGCGGGCATAAGCTTCTTAAAGACAAACAAGATGCTTTAATAAAAGCATTCCTTGAACGAGCTCGAGAAGCAAAGGCACTTCGCGAGGAGTTAGAGTCAGAATTGATGGCATGTTATCGTAGTTTTCTTCTGGCTCGTGCCCAGACGTTGCCAGTGATGCTGGAACAGGCGCTTATGATCTCAGGTACGCACTGTAATATCAGCGTTGCAAGAAAAAATGTTATGAGCGTTGTTGTGCCGGAATACACAGTGGAACAAGAAGGGGAATCCTTTAGCTATGGTCTTGCCACCACTCAGGGGAGTCTTGATGTAGCCCTTGAAAGGTTCTCAATATTGCTCCCGAGGCTCATCGCACTCGCAGCCAAAGAAAAGGCTATTCGCCTTATGGCATCTGAGATTGAAAAAACAAGACGCCGTGTCAATGCTCTTGAGCACGTAATGATTCCAAACTTTAACGAAACAATTCGTTATATAACTATGAAGCTCGATGAGCAAGAACGCTCCACTCTTAGCCGGTTGATGAAGATCAAAGATATTGTACGATCGCACTAA
- the mraZ gene encoding division/cell wall cluster transcriptional repressor MraZ, with protein MLMGTYEHKVDSKGRTVLPAKFRQELGQCVVATIGIDQCVSIYPMNHWSRVLEKLQELPFSKSKSRGLMRVMLASAHELPIDNAGRILIPQLLRDHANLQSDALFVGVSDHIELWDKQLWDEYSLQVMEALPAIAEEIEGF; from the coding sequence ATGCTAATGGGAACCTATGAACACAAGGTCGATTCAAAAGGGAGAACAGTCCTTCCTGCAAAGTTTCGGCAGGAGTTAGGCCAGTGTGTGGTTGCCACTATAGGCATTGACCAATGTGTATCAATCTACCCGATGAACCATTGGAGCCGAGTCCTGGAGAAACTTCAAGAACTTCCTTTCTCTAAAAGTAAATCGAGAGGTCTCATGCGCGTCATGTTAGCAAGTGCCCACGAACTTCCAATAGATAATGCCGGTCGAATATTGATTCCCCAACTTCTGCGGGATCATGCAAATCTTCAGTCAGATGCTCTTTTTGTTGGAGTCAGCGATCACATAGAGCTTTGGGATAAACAGCTATGGGATGAGTATAGCCTGCAGGTCATGGAAGCGCTACCTGCTATTGCGGAAGAGATAGAGGGATTCTAA
- the rsmH gene encoding 16S rRNA (cytosine(1402)-N(4))-methyltransferase RsmH yields MVEHIPVMLKEVIESLKNVESPQMIVDATLGLGGYAEEILNVFPATLLVGIDRDEQAISLAQKRLVSFAERVHIYNSPFSAIAMVLSKENAEPDGIVFDLGVSNLQLSSPERGFSFQNDGPLDMRMEGTSGESGYSAAQIVNTFSEKELADIFWKYGEERYSRRIATGIVRFREKNGPIQRTFQLVEAIRSSLPAPVQRKMGGHPARKVFQALRIFVNDELQELEKGLQGALESLAPGGVIVVVSYHSLEDRIVKYAMKDWKTSDHGDLLTRRPLKPSEEEVEKNYKARSAKLRAFRKKY; encoded by the coding sequence ATGGTAGAACATATTCCTGTTATGTTAAAGGAAGTCATTGAAAGTTTAAAAAATGTAGAATCTCCTCAAATGATAGTGGATGCCACCTTGGGGTTAGGGGGTTACGCAGAAGAAATACTGAATGTTTTTCCGGCAACGCTGTTAGTAGGCATTGATAGAGACGAACAAGCTATTTCTTTAGCTCAAAAACGGCTCGTCTCCTTTGCAGAGCGGGTGCATATCTACAATAGTCCCTTTAGTGCTATTGCAATGGTGTTATCAAAGGAAAATGCAGAACCAGATGGAATAGTTTTCGATTTAGGGGTTTCTAATCTCCAGCTTAGTTCGCCAGAACGGGGTTTTTCTTTTCAGAATGACGGTCCATTGGATATGAGAATGGAAGGAACTTCTGGAGAAAGCGGATATTCAGCTGCACAAATAGTAAATACCTTTTCAGAAAAAGAGCTTGCCGATATTTTCTGGAAATATGGAGAAGAGCGATATTCAAGGCGCATTGCCACCGGCATAGTAAGATTTCGCGAAAAAAATGGGCCAATACAGCGGACATTTCAGCTGGTAGAAGCTATCAGGTCATCGCTACCGGCTCCTGTGCAGCGAAAAATGGGAGGGCATCCTGCTCGAAAAGTTTTTCAGGCATTACGCATTTTTGTAAATGATGAACTCCAGGAGCTTGAAAAGGGGCTTCAAGGGGCACTCGAGAGCCTTGCTCCCGGAGGGGTTATTGTAGTTGTTAGCTACCATTCACTTGAGGACCGTATAGTTAAGTATGCAATGAAGGACTGGAAAACATCAGATCATGGTGATCTTTTAACAAGGCGGCCTTTAAAACCATCTGAAGAAGAAGTAGAAAAGAATTACAAGGCAAGAAGCGCAAAACTTCGTGCTTTTAGGAAAAAGTATTAG
- a CDS encoding peptidoglycan D,D-transpeptidase FtsI family protein, with the protein MKKTFFFNPWFAVFIAFTTVLVRLFFVHCLPDSRVVRQAQRQYWSEVPVSTTRGSIVDIYGNPLSMSVPAYSFFIDPAFWDPSNAQALNKHLPSATIKKFSSPLSGRFHWVARKLNQEDANAIAALRLPGLYRLQEKKRIYPQNNLSSHVLGFCDIDDRGLSGIEFVWDQALYSPPGIRLFIKDISGRAIDVSTRLSDLEKIEHKGKVRLTMDMRIQYIVERRLQEAVDQHNAHWGTAICMNPHTGEILALSSMPTFDPNNRTELLDTKKIFNNAVSRVYEPGSTFKPIVVAIALERKATYPSEIIKTPHKIKVADGSISESGNHSWGKLSLGDIVVKSSNVGMAQIGLRIRPFNMYNCLKEWGFGQTPGIELNGAEAGLLPSPDQWRGVVPANIAIGQGIGVTPLHLLTAINAIVNGGELLRPYIVAEVTDTKGKTVYKGQRENVRTVVTPAIAAWLRKIMREAVINGTGRSANTAVTSVAGKTGTAQVAEKGVYAKKKWVASFVGFWPYDSPQYVMLIVIGEPSKGRYYGGDVAGPVFKAIVEDMALLNL; encoded by the coding sequence ATGAAAAAAACCTTTTTTTTTAACCCTTGGTTCGCAGTATTTATCGCTTTTACGACGGTTCTGGTTCGTCTTTTTTTTGTTCATTGTCTGCCCGACAGCAGAGTAGTCCGCCAGGCACAAAGGCAGTACTGGAGTGAAGTTCCTGTTAGTACAACCAGAGGATCTATTGTTGATATTTATGGTAACCCTTTATCTATGTCGGTGCCAGCCTATAGTTTTTTTATTGACCCGGCTTTTTGGGACCCTTCAAATGCACAGGCACTAAACAAACATCTTCCTTCTGCAACAATTAAAAAATTTTCGTCTCCTTTATCTGGGCGCTTTCATTGGGTGGCACGGAAACTCAATCAGGAAGATGCTAATGCTATTGCAGCATTGAGATTACCTGGTCTTTACAGACTGCAAGAAAAAAAACGCATTTACCCCCAAAACAATCTCTCTTCACATGTTTTAGGCTTTTGTGATATTGACGATAGGGGACTTTCTGGAATTGAATTCGTTTGGGATCAGGCCCTATATTCTCCCCCGGGAATAAGGCTTTTTATTAAAGATATTTCAGGCCGTGCCATTGATGTTTCTACTAGGTTGTCGGACCTTGAAAAAATAGAGCACAAAGGAAAAGTTCGACTTACCATGGACATGCGAATTCAGTACATCGTTGAGCGACGTCTTCAGGAAGCAGTAGATCAGCATAATGCGCACTGGGGAACTGCTATTTGCATGAACCCGCATACAGGGGAAATTCTAGCCCTATCCAGCATGCCAACTTTTGATCCTAACAATAGGACAGAGCTGCTTGACACAAAAAAAATATTTAATAATGCCGTGAGCCGGGTATATGAGCCAGGATCAACCTTTAAACCCATTGTCGTTGCGATTGCTCTTGAGAGGAAGGCAACGTATCCCTCAGAAATCATAAAAACTCCTCATAAGATCAAGGTTGCTGATGGGTCTATTTCCGAGTCAGGAAATCATAGCTGGGGAAAACTCTCTTTAGGGGATATCGTGGTAAAATCTTCCAATGTTGGAATGGCTCAAATAGGATTACGTATTCGCCCTTTTAATATGTACAACTGCCTTAAAGAATGGGGGTTTGGCCAGACTCCGGGCATAGAGCTCAATGGAGCAGAAGCAGGACTTTTACCTTCCCCTGACCAGTGGAGAGGAGTTGTACCAGCAAATATTGCTATAGGACAAGGAATAGGGGTAACACCTCTTCACCTTCTCACCGCTATAAATGCCATAGTAAATGGGGGGGAGCTTTTGCGTCCTTACATTGTGGCAGAAGTAACAGATACGAAAGGAAAAACTGTGTATAAAGGACAGAGAGAAAATGTTCGAACAGTGGTGACTCCAGCTATAGCAGCCTGGCTGAGAAAGATAATGAGAGAAGCCGTGATTAATGGCACTGGCAGGTCGGCGAATACTGCTGTAACTTCTGTCGCAGGAAAAACGGGAACAGCACAGGTAGCAGAAAAAGGGGTCTATGCGAAAAAAAAGTGGGTCGCCTCGTTTGTGGGGTTTTGGCCTTACGATTCTCCACAGTATGTCATGCTCATAGTTATAGGAGAGCCATCTAAAGGCAGATATTATGGCGGCGATGTGGCAGGGCCGGTTTTCAAAGCAATAGTAGAAGATATGGCTTTGCTTAACCTGTAG
- a CDS encoding UDP-N-acetylmuramoyl-L-alanyl-D-glutamate--2,6-diaminopimelate ligase, whose protein sequence is MSTLQLVLKALKEKNLLKEARNISNPSLVLWDVFNKSHQCEENSLFCCIPGEKHDGHSFASDAVQRGAAVLLCQHALPLQVPQIIVENSRWAMGFAAAAVYGFPSKQVSLYGITGTNGKTTSSYMIRSILEEAGEKCGLMGTIVYADGEKEQEADRTTPESCDVQRLIARMKRNGCTSVIMEASSHGANQGRLNGCLFQGMVFTNLTPEHLDYHKDMEHYFEAKKKLFEEYVSENWCGAVNSDDEYGRRLLRIYGKKCLSFGLDSTRHHDVQLQNFYMTLSELSMKVQFFNSDPIDITLPLTGRFNIYNALGAMAICYKMGVAPLVIKKGLESMPQVPGRLEKYFFENEVCGVVDYAHTPDALENVLSALREVCHGKIISVFGHGGERYQANRPLLGQVAARLADIIIVTMDNSRSEDPAKIAEAIEQGIASVVEAPPHYRILDRNEAVRTALSMAKPGDVVVVTGKGPERFIVMDNNKIEYNDSHAIQQWALDVGLRWR, encoded by the coding sequence ATGTCGACTTTACAGTTGGTTCTCAAGGCCTTAAAAGAAAAAAACTTGTTAAAAGAGGCACGAAACATTTCAAATCCATCTCTTGTTCTCTGGGACGTGTTTAATAAGAGCCACCAATGTGAAGAGAACAGCCTTTTTTGTTGCATCCCAGGTGAAAAACATGATGGGCATAGTTTCGCTTCAGATGCAGTGCAAAGAGGAGCAGCGGTTTTGCTTTGCCAGCATGCCCTACCTCTCCAAGTGCCGCAGATTATAGTTGAAAACTCCCGTTGGGCTATGGGGTTTGCCGCGGCAGCTGTGTATGGTTTTCCATCTAAACAAGTTTCTTTATACGGCATTACTGGTACTAATGGTAAAACTACGTCTTCATATATGATCCGAAGCATACTTGAAGAAGCTGGTGAAAAGTGCGGATTGATGGGGACTATTGTCTATGCAGATGGGGAAAAGGAGCAGGAGGCAGATCGGACAACCCCTGAAAGCTGTGACGTTCAAAGACTTATTGCCCGCATGAAAAGAAATGGCTGTACAAGCGTTATTATGGAAGCCTCTTCCCACGGGGCAAACCAGGGGCGCTTAAATGGTTGTCTTTTCCAAGGGATGGTCTTTACCAATTTAACCCCAGAACATCTTGATTACCATAAAGATATGGAGCATTATTTTGAGGCAAAGAAAAAGCTCTTCGAAGAGTATGTTTCAGAAAATTGGTGTGGGGCAGTGAATAGTGACGATGAATATGGTAGAAGGCTGCTCAGAATCTATGGAAAGAAATGCCTTTCTTTTGGTCTAGACTCCACAAGACACCACGACGTGCAACTTCAGAATTTTTATATGACACTATCGGAGCTTTCTATGAAAGTGCAGTTTTTCAACTCAGACCCCATAGATATTACTTTGCCTTTAACAGGACGTTTCAATATATACAATGCTTTAGGCGCTATGGCTATTTGCTATAAAATGGGAGTAGCCCCCCTTGTTATAAAGAAAGGGCTAGAGTCTATGCCCCAGGTTCCTGGCCGATTGGAAAAGTACTTTTTTGAGAACGAAGTTTGTGGAGTGGTGGACTATGCGCACACACCAGATGCTTTAGAAAATGTCCTCTCTGCCCTGAGAGAGGTTTGCCATGGTAAAATTATTTCTGTTTTTGGCCATGGAGGCGAAAGGTACCAGGCCAACCGCCCGCTTTTAGGGCAAGTTGCAGCCAGGCTAGCCGATATAATTATTGTAACCATGGATAATTCGCGGAGTGAGGATCCTGCTAAAATAGCGGAAGCAATAGAACAGGGCATAGCAAGTGTTGTTGAAGCTCCACCCCATTACCGCATTTTAGATCGGAATGAAGCAGTTCGGACCGCTCTCTCCATGGCTAAGCCCGGTGACGTGGTTGTCGTGACAGGTAAAGGGCCCGAACGTTTTATTGTTATGGATAATAACAAAATAGAATACAATGACTCGCATGCTATTCAGCAGTGGGCCCTAGATGTGGGATTGAGGTGGAGATAA
- a CDS encoding UDP-N-acetylmuramoyl-tripeptide--D-alanyl-D-alanine ligase, with protein sequence MKWQLWKVSDLAESIGASWWGEDIILPDFFTADSREVRPGAAFVAIRGNAEDGHDYIKDALHQGASLIIAEKGRIPQGLSIRDRAVIEVNDSVVDLARMASAYLSACLPDEVIAITGSVGKTTTREVLKKCFEGMPLVFGAEKSFNTLIGCSLTILAMPAGTNVLILEMGTNKPGEIEEMVQYFPPTRCIITEVSSAHLEGLVTLEGVIAAKMEITRSPHLKTLIFNADNENLANAAGQVYGTCKKIGVGVRKGEVRICQSTFDLVENLPRLKTTIRWEDGVISDLYCGLWGTHNSLSLVYALTLYRELGYPLEEALRNLETMTSLPGRGRVFSTRAGAVIIDDSYNANPSSMKASLNTFSTVEVKGRKLAILGSMKELGKEESVLHEEILRSTHFLDALFLVGEEWKVPLEKMPEHERSKIVIVSKVQSFAVELAKMIRSGDGVLIKGSHSHHLEKVVLILMEGQES encoded by the coding sequence GTGAAATGGCAGTTATGGAAAGTTTCTGATCTGGCGGAATCTATCGGTGCTTCGTGGTGGGGAGAAGACATTATCCTTCCAGACTTTTTTACTGCCGACAGCAGAGAAGTTCGGCCGGGAGCTGCTTTTGTAGCGATACGCGGCAATGCTGAAGATGGGCACGATTATATTAAGGATGCTTTACATCAGGGGGCTTCTCTCATCATTGCTGAAAAAGGACGGATCCCCCAAGGACTGTCAATTCGGGATAGAGCAGTTATTGAAGTGAATGACTCTGTTGTGGATTTAGCACGCATGGCTTCGGCTTATCTTTCTGCGTGTTTGCCAGATGAAGTGATAGCTATTACAGGAAGTGTGGGCAAAACTACCACAAGAGAAGTATTAAAGAAATGCTTTGAGGGAATGCCACTTGTTTTCGGTGCTGAGAAAAGTTTTAACACTCTCATCGGATGCTCTCTTACAATCCTTGCGATGCCGGCAGGGACGAATGTCCTCATACTGGAGATGGGAACAAATAAACCTGGGGAAATAGAAGAGATGGTTCAGTATTTTCCTCCAACAAGGTGCATTATTACAGAAGTAAGCTCTGCCCATCTGGAAGGTTTGGTAACATTGGAAGGAGTTATAGCAGCCAAAATGGAGATTACCAGGTCTCCTCATTTAAAAACCCTCATTTTTAATGCTGATAATGAAAACCTCGCCAATGCAGCAGGACAAGTTTATGGAACCTGCAAGAAGATTGGAGTAGGAGTTCGAAAGGGCGAAGTTCGAATTTGCCAATCTACTTTTGATTTGGTAGAAAATCTGCCACGCCTAAAAACTACAATTCGATGGGAAGATGGCGTTATTTCAGATCTGTATTGCGGCCTATGGGGAACCCATAATTCCCTTTCTCTAGTTTACGCTTTAACCCTTTATAGGGAGTTGGGGTACCCTCTTGAAGAGGCATTGAGAAACCTGGAGACCATGACTTCACTTCCAGGCAGAGGAAGGGTCTTTTCAACAAGAGCTGGAGCGGTCATCATTGATGATTCATATAATGCCAATCCCTCTTCCATGAAAGCATCTTTGAACACCTTTTCCACTGTAGAGGTCAAGGGGCGCAAATTGGCGATCCTTGGCAGTATGAAAGAGTTAGGGAAGGAAGAAAGCGTACTTCATGAAGAAATATTAAGGAGCACTCATTTTTTAGATGCTCTTTTCCTAGTAGGAGAAGAATGGAAAGTGCCGCTGGAGAAAATGCCAGAACATGAACGGAGTAAAATAGTTATTGTATCAAAAGTGCAATCCTTTGCTGTAGAACTGGCTAAAATGATAAGGTCTGGGGATGGGGTGCTCATCAAAGGGTCCCATAGCCACCATCTGGAAAAAGTCGTATTAATTCTTATGGAGGGGCAAGAGTCGTGA
- the mraY gene encoding phospho-N-acetylmuramoyl-pentapeptide-transferase, with protein MNSLFLFGVVFLCAFFLERDWIERSNCWNMTQVQKEYGPQNHIETKSKTPSMGGVMFILASLITLIVIVVMGWAAFWDVFIIWLLPWGAALIGFADDWIKFKSRSSEGFPSLVKLVIQIIIVVPWAILMSWKQGVSLCPGVLLPWWFAVPFLAILTIGMLNAVNVTDGLDGLAIGATIISLVMFLTWFPGNSAVRGCALGTLSMSLAFLWYNAYPAAVFMGDVGSHFLAGMLVSLCVFSDFIIAVIPLGFLFGIEILSVSIQLVAIHKFKRKVFKMSPLHHHFELSGWSEIQIVTRFWLIHGLGAWALIYIFLQW; from the coding sequence GTGAATTCGCTTTTTCTCTTCGGTGTTGTTTTTCTATGTGCATTTTTCTTAGAAAGAGATTGGATAGAACGTTCTAATTGCTGGAATATGACCCAGGTACAAAAGGAATATGGGCCACAAAATCATATTGAAACGAAAAGCAAAACGCCTTCTATGGGTGGGGTTATGTTTATATTAGCTTCTCTTATAACCCTTATAGTCATAGTTGTGATGGGATGGGCCGCTTTTTGGGATGTCTTTATAATATGGCTTTTGCCCTGGGGGGCTGCCTTAATAGGATTTGCTGACGACTGGATCAAATTTAAGAGCCGCAGCAGTGAGGGGTTCCCGAGTCTTGTTAAGCTTGTCATTCAGATTATTATTGTTGTCCCCTGGGCTATTCTAATGTCATGGAAGCAGGGAGTGAGCCTTTGTCCAGGAGTTCTGCTTCCATGGTGGTTTGCCGTTCCTTTTTTAGCTATCCTAACTATCGGAATGCTTAACGCTGTAAATGTAACTGATGGGCTTGATGGGCTGGCTATTGGCGCTACGATCATTTCTCTTGTAATGTTTTTAACATGGTTTCCTGGAAATTCGGCTGTACGGGGTTGCGCACTTGGCACTCTCTCTATGAGTCTGGCTTTCCTTTGGTATAATGCCTACCCTGCAGCAGTTTTTATGGGTGATGTGGGATCCCATTTTTTGGCAGGAATGCTTGTTTCTCTATGTGTCTTTAGTGATTTTATAATTGCTGTTATCCCATTAGGTTTTTTGTTTGGTATAGAAATACTTTCAGTATCCATACAACTTGTAGCTATACATAAATTTAAAAGAAAGGTCTTTAAGATGAGTCCCCTTCATCATCATTTTGAACTTTCGGGATGGAGCGAAATCCAGATCGTAACACGCTTCTGGCTTATTCATGGACTTGGCGCATGGGCCTTAATTTACATTTTTTTACAGTGGTGA
- the murD gene encoding UDP-N-acetylmuramoyl-L-alanine--D-glutamate ligase, translating into MKESNQDIAGKKITILGAGVSGKGLAILAKTLGAHVFVTEKKDTLSPEVEEAFKLQDIQWEVGGNSLRALDADCIVVSSGISPQASVVKKAQGRGIPVIGEIDFVAPHIKGKVIGVTGSNGKSTTTMLIGHLLKKYGYKTAVAGNIGNPLSLHASQNLDFIVIELSSFQLYWAHLLKSHVAIVTNLAPDHIDWHGSFTNYLKAKARLVRLQEPGHWAVVQNRDVDALQLSGKSAVASLYWEGQEPVHKTDAYICMGEQEAWLSYNKKELLFDYRDVDLIGRHNLENLAMTASALILGGVPCSNLTKQLSDFIPLPHRCTFVAEINGVRYIDDSKGTNVAASATALTSIHGPKVVILGGQGKGEDYSPLAEAVKKEARVAIVLGAEKKPIVTALEGAGFARHIEVDSMEDAVKAAMALSLPGETVLLSPACTSWDMYPSYKKRGEHFQHLVNKYGGLL; encoded by the coding sequence ATGAAGGAAAGCAACCAGGATATAGCCGGGAAAAAGATTACAATTCTTGGTGCTGGAGTAAGTGGAAAGGGGCTTGCGATATTAGCAAAAACCCTTGGAGCCCATGTCTTTGTGACAGAAAAAAAGGACACTCTTTCTCCCGAAGTAGAAGAGGCTTTTAAATTACAGGACATTCAGTGGGAAGTTGGAGGGAATAGCTTAAGAGCACTAGATGCGGATTGTATTGTTGTCAGTTCAGGTATTTCTCCTCAAGCTTCCGTCGTTAAAAAGGCTCAGGGTAGAGGAATACCGGTAATTGGAGAAATTGATTTTGTTGCTCCCCATATAAAAGGGAAAGTTATTGGGGTAACGGGGAGTAATGGAAAAAGCACGACCACAATGCTTATTGGTCATCTTCTGAAAAAATACGGATACAAGACGGCTGTGGCTGGAAATATCGGAAACCCTCTTTCTTTGCATGCCAGTCAGAATTTGGATTTTATAGTGATTGAATTGAGCAGTTTCCAACTTTACTGGGCCCATCTCCTAAAAAGCCACGTAGCTATAGTGACTAATTTGGCACCTGATCATATAGATTGGCATGGTTCTTTCACGAATTATTTGAAAGCAAAGGCGCGTCTTGTCCGTTTGCAGGAACCGGGGCATTGGGCCGTGGTTCAAAACAGAGACGTCGACGCTCTTCAACTCTCGGGCAAATCGGCTGTTGCTTCTCTTTATTGGGAAGGGCAGGAGCCGGTTCATAAGACAGATGCCTATATTTGCATGGGAGAACAGGAAGCCTGGCTTTCCTACAACAAAAAAGAATTACTTTTTGATTATAGAGATGTGGATCTTATCGGGCGGCATAACCTTGAAAATTTAGCTATGACTGCTTCTGCTCTCATTCTCGGGGGCGTTCCTTGTTCGAACCTTACAAAACAACTTTCGGATTTTATACCTCTTCCTCATCGGTGCACTTTTGTGGCTGAAATTAATGGCGTTCGTTATATTGATGATTCAAAAGGGACGAATGTGGCGGCAAGTGCAACTGCCTTAACTTCAATACATGGCCCCAAGGTTGTTATTCTTGGCGGTCAGGGGAAAGGAGAGGATTACTCTCCCCTTGCGGAAGCGGTAAAAAAAGAAGCCAGAGTCGCTATTGTTCTTGGGGCAGAAAAGAAGCCTATCGTTACTGCTCTTGAGGGGGCAGGCTTTGCGCGGCATATTGAAGTTGATTCCATGGAAGATGCTGTGAAAGCAGCGATGGCTCTTTCTCTTCCAGGCGAAACCGTCCTTCTTTCGCCAGCGTGCACAAGTTGGGATATGTACCCCAGTTATAAGAAGAGGGGGGAACATTTCCAGCACCTTGTCAATAAATACGGAGGATTGTTGTGA